In the Burkholderia cenocepacia genome, one interval contains:
- a CDS encoding M36 family metallopeptidase has translation MQTSRKALPLALSLALGFGIVGGTLADTKVSNPQAASLRESLTRGVAPPAAKADTAVGQFRADGVAVTLYNPAWRVKKAAATPAATARDFVASQAAQLGLDAAALASLVVTSERNDADFTVVRLQQQAAGLPVYGSDIAVTVAKDGRILYVASNTIGGVVATTRKSQAVDQQQALDRARAYLGVSGFTHLDAQLVAFVDKAGTHTAWKVRGRPQDGPKGDWELLIDSGSGEVLRAEDKAFYATDGTGFVFRPDPLSPTKSSYGSTGYKDSSDADSTQLTAARVRVTLKELAQSGTRYTLTGPYAACVDFDAPLDKACPSQSTPAFEFTRGNLYFEAVNVYYHIDTFLRYVNQTLGIKALPYQYTGGVQYDPHGESGDDNSSYSSSSGRLTFGQGGVDDAEDADVVIHELGHGIHDWVTNGGLSQQEGLSEGTGDYLAAAYSRDFNQWSPSDSQYHWVYNWDGHNEFWGGRVTNWNVGRTYAQARGAEIHTAGQYWASCNLVARDAIGAQAMDKAFLKGLSMTNSSTNQKAAAQAVLTAASALGYSSAQLTAIGNAYNKSCTYGVIVPQKS, from the coding sequence ATGCAGACATCACGCAAAGCATTGCCGCTCGCCCTGAGTCTCGCGCTCGGTTTCGGCATCGTCGGCGGCACCCTGGCCGATACGAAAGTGTCGAATCCGCAGGCCGCCAGCCTGCGCGAAAGCCTGACGCGCGGCGTCGCGCCGCCGGCCGCGAAAGCCGATACGGCCGTCGGGCAATTCCGCGCGGACGGCGTCGCCGTCACGCTGTACAACCCGGCCTGGCGCGTCAAGAAAGCCGCCGCGACGCCCGCCGCCACCGCGCGCGACTTCGTCGCGTCGCAAGCGGCGCAGCTCGGCCTCGACGCGGCGGCGCTCGCGAGCCTCGTCGTCACGTCGGAACGCAACGATGCCGACTTCACCGTCGTGCGCCTGCAGCAGCAGGCTGCCGGGCTACCCGTGTACGGCAGCGACATCGCGGTGACCGTCGCGAAGGACGGCCGCATCCTGTACGTCGCGAGCAACACGATCGGCGGCGTGGTCGCGACGACGCGCAAGTCGCAGGCCGTCGACCAGCAGCAGGCGCTCGACCGCGCCCGCGCGTATCTCGGCGTGAGCGGCTTCACGCATCTCGATGCGCAACTCGTCGCGTTCGTCGACAAGGCCGGCACGCATACCGCGTGGAAGGTGCGCGGCCGCCCGCAGGACGGCCCGAAGGGCGATTGGGAACTGCTGATCGATTCGGGCAGCGGCGAAGTGCTGCGCGCCGAGGACAAGGCGTTCTACGCGACCGACGGCACCGGCTTCGTGTTCCGCCCCGATCCGCTGTCGCCGACGAAGAGCAGCTACGGCAGCACCGGCTACAAGGACAGCAGCGACGCCGATTCGACGCAACTCACGGCCGCACGCGTGCGCGTGACGCTGAAGGAGCTCGCGCAATCTGGCACGCGCTACACGCTGACGGGCCCGTACGCGGCATGCGTCGATTTCGATGCGCCGCTCGACAAGGCGTGCCCGTCGCAGTCCACGCCCGCGTTCGAATTCACGCGCGGCAACCTGTATTTCGAGGCCGTGAACGTGTACTACCACATCGACACGTTCCTGCGGTACGTGAACCAGACCCTCGGCATCAAGGCGCTGCCGTACCAGTACACGGGCGGCGTGCAGTACGACCCGCACGGCGAATCGGGCGACGACAACTCGTCGTATTCGTCGAGCAGCGGCCGGCTGACCTTCGGGCAAGGCGGCGTCGACGACGCGGAAGACGCGGACGTCGTGATCCACGAGCTCGGCCACGGCATCCACGACTGGGTCACCAACGGCGGCCTGTCGCAACAGGAAGGCCTGTCGGAAGGCACCGGCGACTATCTCGCCGCCGCGTACAGCCGCGACTTCAACCAGTGGAGCCCGTCCGACTCGCAGTATCACTGGGTCTACAACTGGGACGGTCACAACGAGTTCTGGGGCGGCCGCGTGACCAACTGGAACGTCGGGCGCACCTATGCGCAGGCCCGCGGCGCGGAGATCCACACGGCCGGCCAGTACTGGGCGTCGTGCAACCTCGTCGCGCGCGATGCGATCGGCGCGCAGGCGATGGACAAGGCGTTCCTGAAGGGGCTGTCGATGACCAACAGCTCGACCAACCAGAAGGCGGCCGCACAGGCCGTGCTGACGGCCGCCTCCGCGCTCGGCTACAGCAGCGCGCAGCTCACCGCGATCGGCAACGCGTACAACAAGAGCTGCACGTACGGCGTGATCGTTCCGCAGAAGTCGTAA
- a CDS encoding M20/M25/M40 family metallo-hydrolase — MPTLKPTLLSAALGGMLLTAAAHATPVWITLGDTAFRQLQRIDASATAQYSTSVDAGKAADGAARRETVHVVEIDDARLGELAHAVHHTRGHGPGYVVHDSFDDARQALQPLPATLAKQAAAPAYTVSNVPQIGTWVQQLQASNIVGTITSLSGFTNRYYTTSHGVAASDWLALQWKQLAGSRADIAVEQFAHTGFPQKSVVLTIRGSDPAAGTVVLGGHLDSTVGRTTENTRSPGADDDASGIASLTEALRVLLANDYRPKRTIKFVGYAAEEAGLLGSKAIAKQFRAQNANVVGVLQLDMTNYKGDPKDIYLITDYTSAAQNTYVKNLAATYLPELAIGTSQCGYACSDHASWNAQGYPASFPFEADQNDSPYIHTVNDTLENSDRQANHALKFGKLALAYAVDLGGIAGATVKH, encoded by the coding sequence ATGCCTACTCTGAAACCGACCCTTCTGAGCGCCGCGCTGGGCGGCATGCTGCTGACCGCCGCCGCGCACGCGACACCCGTCTGGATCACGCTCGGCGACACCGCGTTCCGCCAGCTTCAACGCATCGATGCGTCCGCAACCGCGCAATACAGCACGAGCGTCGATGCCGGCAAGGCGGCCGACGGCGCCGCGCGCCGCGAAACCGTTCACGTCGTCGAGATCGACGATGCGCGGCTCGGCGAGCTGGCCCACGCGGTCCACCACACGCGCGGCCACGGGCCCGGCTACGTCGTTCACGATTCGTTCGACGACGCGCGGCAGGCACTGCAACCGTTGCCGGCGACGCTCGCGAAACAGGCCGCCGCTCCCGCGTACACGGTGTCGAACGTGCCGCAGATCGGCACGTGGGTCCAGCAACTGCAGGCCAGCAACATCGTCGGTACGATCACGTCGCTGTCCGGTTTCACGAACCGCTACTACACGACGTCGCACGGCGTCGCCGCATCCGACTGGCTCGCGCTGCAATGGAAGCAGCTGGCGGGTTCGCGTGCCGACATCGCCGTCGAACAGTTCGCACATACGGGTTTTCCGCAGAAATCCGTGGTCCTGACGATCCGCGGCAGCGATCCGGCCGCGGGCACCGTCGTGCTCGGTGGGCACCTCGATTCGACCGTCGGCCGCACGACGGAGAACACGCGCTCGCCCGGCGCCGACGACGATGCGTCGGGCATCGCCAGCCTCACCGAGGCGCTGCGCGTGCTGCTCGCGAACGACTACCGGCCGAAACGGACCATCAAGTTCGTCGGGTATGCGGCCGAGGAAGCCGGCCTGCTGGGTTCGAAGGCGATCGCGAAGCAGTTCCGCGCGCAGAATGCGAACGTGGTCGGCGTGCTGCAGCTCGACATGACGAACTACAAGGGCGATCCGAAGGATATCTACCTGATCACCGACTACACGAGCGCGGCGCAGAACACCTACGTGAAGAATCTGGCTGCGACCTACCTGCCGGAGCTTGCGATCGGCACGTCGCAGTGCGGGTATGCGTGCTCGGACCACGCGTCGTGGAATGCGCAGGGGTATCCGGCATCGTTCCCGTTCGAGGCCGACCAGAACGACAGCCCGTACATCCACACGGTGAACGACACGCTGGAGAACTCGGATCGACAGGCCAACCATGCACTGAAGTTCGGCAAGCTGGCGCTGGCCTATGCGGTCGATCTCGGCGGCATTGCCGGCGCGACGGTCAAGCACTGA
- a CDS encoding YbjQ family protein: protein MTEPTRSIDDLSPARVTTAFDLPGHTTVHSLGVAQGIVVRSRSIVGSFGASLQTIFGGNITLYTSLCEKAREQAFDKMLADARKLGANAIVAMRYDSTEIGSGVTEVICYGTAVRVTQDA, encoded by the coding sequence ATGACCGAACCCACTCGCTCCATCGACGACCTGTCGCCCGCCCGCGTCACGACCGCGTTCGACCTGCCCGGCCATACGACCGTTCACTCGCTCGGCGTCGCACAGGGCATCGTCGTGCGCTCGCGCTCGATCGTCGGCTCGTTCGGCGCGTCGCTGCAGACGATCTTCGGCGGCAACATCACGCTCTATACGTCGCTGTGCGAGAAGGCGCGCGAGCAGGCGTTCGACAAGATGCTCGCCGATGCGCGCAAGCTCGGTGCGAATGCGATCGTCGCGATGCGCTACGACTCGACCGAGATCGGCTCGGGCGTGACCGAAGTCATCTGCTACGGCACCGCCGTGCGCGTGACGCAGGACGCGTGA
- a CDS encoding MFS transporter, which produces MPDSSPLSPLPANLFRHAPFQRFWGARVMSSLAFQILSVAIGWYVYALTHSAFALGLVGLAQFVPMFALTLVVGQVADRYDRRRIATICQSVEALAAGVFLLGAVQGWLAAPAVYALAAIVGTARAFESPSVSSLLPAVVPRTDLPRATALSTSANQAAQILGPAFGGLLYGVGAPVAFGTSVAAFAVAAMLSGTIPLRSAPPAREPVTLRSVFSGIAFIRREPAILGALSLDLFAVLFGGATALLPIYARDILQVGPWGLGALRAAPAVGALAGTLWLTRFPLKGRPGRAMFGGVIAFGIATIVFGLSRHFALSLVALAALGASDVISVVVRLSLVQLRTPDDMLGRVSAVNSLFIGTSNQLGEFESGVTAAWWGAPAAIVVGGAATVAVALAWMRLFPQLTNMKSLERDA; this is translated from the coding sequence GTGCCCGATTCCAGTCCGTTATCCCCGTTACCCGCCAACCTGTTTCGCCACGCGCCGTTCCAGCGTTTCTGGGGCGCGCGCGTGATGTCGTCGCTGGCCTTTCAGATCCTGTCGGTCGCGATCGGCTGGTACGTGTATGCGCTCACGCACAGCGCGTTCGCACTCGGTCTCGTCGGCCTCGCGCAGTTCGTGCCGATGTTCGCGCTGACGCTCGTCGTCGGGCAGGTGGCCGACCGCTACGACCGCCGGCGCATCGCGACGATCTGCCAGAGCGTCGAGGCACTGGCCGCCGGCGTGTTCCTGCTCGGCGCGGTGCAAGGGTGGCTGGCCGCGCCGGCCGTGTATGCGCTCGCGGCGATCGTCGGCACGGCGCGTGCGTTCGAGTCGCCGTCGGTGTCGTCGCTGTTGCCGGCCGTCGTGCCGCGCACCGACCTGCCGCGCGCGACCGCGCTGTCGACGTCGGCGAACCAGGCCGCGCAAATCCTCGGGCCCGCGTTCGGCGGCTTGCTCTATGGTGTCGGCGCACCCGTCGCGTTCGGCACGAGCGTCGCGGCATTCGCGGTCGCGGCGATGCTGAGCGGCACGATTCCGCTGCGCAGCGCGCCGCCCGCCCGCGAGCCGGTCACGCTGCGCTCGGTGTTCTCGGGCATCGCGTTCATCCGGCGCGAGCCGGCGATTCTCGGCGCGCTGTCGCTCGACCTGTTCGCGGTGCTGTTCGGCGGCGCGACCGCGCTGCTGCCGATCTATGCGCGCGACATCCTTCAGGTCGGCCCGTGGGGGCTCGGGGCGCTGCGCGCGGCGCCGGCGGTCGGCGCACTCGCGGGCACGCTGTGGCTCACGCGTTTTCCGTTGAAGGGGCGGCCGGGCCGCGCGATGTTCGGCGGCGTGATCGCGTTCGGCATCGCGACGATCGTGTTCGGGTTGTCGCGGCACTTCGCGTTGTCGCTCGTGGCATTGGCCGCGCTCGGCGCATCGGACGTGATCAGCGTCGTGGTGCGCCTGTCGCTCGTGCAACTGCGCACACCCGACGACATGCTCGGCCGCGTGAGCGCGGTCAACTCGCTGTTCATCGGCACGTCGAACCAGCTCGGCGAATTCGAATCGGGCGTGACGGCTGCGTGGTGGGGCGCGCCGGCCGCGATCGTCGTCGGCGGCGCGGCGACGGTCGCCGTCGCGCTGGCGTGGATGCGGCTCTTTCCGCAGCTCACGAACATGAAGTCGCTCGAACGCGACGCGTGA
- a CDS encoding porin, whose amino-acid sequence MKHTKVAVAAALACAACIPAVGHAQSSVTLYGILDAGITYVNNTGGSHVVKFDDGVAYGNRFGLKGTEDLGGGLKAVFTLESGFRLGNGQLGFGGAEFGRQAYVGLQNDWGTLSFGNQLDITNELVSIYNISAWGSGYAIHQGDFDRFNGDRLPNSVKFLSNDLNGFKFGAMYSFGNVAGNFHRDSAWSAGASFTKGDFSIGAAYTRLNNPHGIYAFDPYAMIGTHTFLGQQTVTVDPATGARTDLFANTPMDVDSQGTFGIGTSYTIGKLTLDANYSYTTIKGFGQSSHMQVYEGGGLYQFTPALSFIAGYQHTRFEGHHWNQGTAGLHYLLSKRTDIYISGDYLRASQGVDAVVGYSFTPSTTQTQADVRIGMRHSF is encoded by the coding sequence ATGAAGCATACGAAAGTTGCCGTAGCCGCCGCGCTTGCATGCGCGGCCTGTATTCCCGCCGTCGGACATGCGCAAAGCAGCGTGACGCTGTACGGGATTCTCGACGCGGGTATCACGTACGTGAACAACACGGGCGGTTCGCACGTGGTCAAGTTCGACGACGGCGTCGCCTACGGGAACCGCTTCGGCCTCAAGGGCACCGAAGACCTGGGCGGCGGCCTGAAGGCCGTGTTCACGCTCGAGAGCGGCTTCCGTCTCGGCAACGGGCAACTCGGCTTCGGCGGCGCGGAATTCGGCCGGCAGGCGTATGTCGGGCTGCAGAACGACTGGGGCACGCTGTCGTTCGGCAACCAGCTCGACATCACGAACGAACTCGTATCGATCTACAACATCTCGGCGTGGGGCAGCGGCTATGCGATCCACCAGGGCGACTTCGACCGCTTCAACGGCGACCGCCTGCCGAACTCGGTGAAGTTCCTGTCGAACGACCTGAACGGCTTCAAGTTCGGCGCGATGTACTCGTTCGGTAACGTCGCGGGCAATTTCCATCGCGACAGCGCATGGAGCGCGGGCGCGAGCTTCACGAAGGGCGACTTCTCGATCGGCGCCGCGTACACGCGCCTGAACAACCCGCACGGCATCTACGCGTTCGACCCGTACGCGATGATCGGCACGCACACGTTCCTCGGCCAGCAGACGGTCACCGTCGATCCGGCGACCGGCGCGCGCACCGACCTGTTCGCGAACACGCCGATGGACGTCGACAGCCAGGGCACGTTCGGCATCGGCACGAGCTACACGATCGGCAAGCTGACGCTCGACGCCAACTACTCGTACACGACGATCAAGGGCTTCGGCCAGTCGTCGCACATGCAGGTGTACGAAGGCGGCGGCCTGTACCAGTTCACGCCGGCGCTGAGCTTCATCGCGGGCTACCAGCACACGCGCTTCGAAGGCCATCACTGGAACCAGGGCACGGCGGGCCTGCATTACCTGCTGTCGAAGCGTACCGACATCTACATCTCCGGCGATTACCTGCGCGCGTCGCAGGGCGTCGATGCGGTGGTCGGCTACAGCTTCACGCCGTCGACGACGCAGACGCAGGCCGACGTGCGGATCGGGATGCGGCATTCGTTCTGA
- the choX gene encoding choline ABC transporter substrate-binding protein, with the protein MKRQCNAAIRRIGAALAAAACVAAQPAHAADPQTCDAVKMAAPGWTDIDATNAMAGVVLKALGYRQDVANLSVPITYQGLKKGQVDVFLGNWMPAQAPLVKPFVDEKSIDVLHANLSGAKFTLAVPDYVAAAGVHTFADLARYADRFGGKIYGIEPGAPANQNIKRMLSDHVLGAANWSLVESSETGMLTQVERAVRDKRWIVFLAWEPHLMNTKFHLTYLSGGDAYFGPNYGGATVNTVARAGFAGQCTNLARLFRQMTFSVDVENRMIADMLDNKISPALAAQHALKAEPALVAGWLDGVTTAAGAPGLPAVRSALDGR; encoded by the coding sequence ATGAAACGGCAATGCAATGCAGCAATCCGAAGGATCGGCGCGGCGCTTGCCGCCGCCGCGTGCGTGGCGGCGCAGCCGGCGCATGCCGCCGATCCGCAGACGTGCGACGCCGTGAAGATGGCGGCGCCCGGCTGGACCGACATCGACGCGACGAACGCGATGGCGGGCGTCGTGCTGAAGGCGCTCGGCTACCGGCAGGACGTGGCGAACCTGTCGGTGCCGATCACGTACCAGGGGTTGAAGAAAGGGCAGGTCGACGTGTTCCTCGGCAACTGGATGCCCGCGCAGGCGCCGCTCGTGAAGCCGTTCGTCGACGAGAAATCGATCGACGTGCTGCATGCGAACCTGAGTGGTGCGAAATTCACGCTCGCGGTGCCCGACTACGTGGCCGCGGCCGGCGTGCACACGTTCGCCGATCTCGCGCGCTACGCGGACCGCTTCGGTGGCAAGATCTACGGGATCGAGCCCGGCGCGCCCGCGAACCAGAACATCAAGCGGATGCTGTCCGACCACGTACTGGGGGCCGCGAACTGGTCGCTCGTCGAATCGAGCGAGACGGGCATGCTCACGCAGGTCGAGCGCGCGGTGCGCGACAAGCGCTGGATCGTGTTTCTCGCGTGGGAGCCGCATCTGATGAACACGAAGTTTCATCTGACGTATCTGTCGGGCGGGGATGCGTACTTCGGCCCGAACTACGGCGGCGCGACGGTCAACACGGTCGCGCGTGCCGGGTTCGCCGGCCAGTGCACGAATCTCGCGCGGCTGTTCCGGCAGATGACGTTCTCCGTCGACGTCGAGAACCGGATGATCGCCGACATGCTCGACAACAAGATCTCGCCCGCGCTCGCGGCGCAACATGCGCTGAAGGCCGAGCCGGCGCTGGTCGCCGGCTGGCTCGACGGCGTGACGACGGCGGCCGGCGCACCGGGCCTGCCGGCCGTGCGCTCGGCCCTCGACGGCCGCTGA
- the betC gene encoding choline-sulfatase, with the protein MTNPTPNILILMADQLTPFALPAYGNRVARTPTLDRLAAEGVVFDAAYCASPLCAPSRFSLLTGKLPSGIGAYDNAAELPAQTLTFAHYLRAGGYRTMLSGKMHFCGPDQLHGFEERLTTDIYPADFGWVPDWDQPTERPSWYHNMSSVLDAGPCVRTNQLDFDDEVTFAAKQKLYDVARERAAGHDARPFCMVVSLTHPHDPYAITREYWDLYRDEDIDMPAVRLDAAESDPHSQRLRFVCENDRTPPTDAQIRAARRAYYGATSYVDTQFGSVLAALEQCGFADDTIVIVTSDHGDMLGERGLWYKMTFFEGGCRVPLIVHAPGRFGAARVRGPVSHVDLLPTLVELAGATPAGGWPDPVDGASLVPHLHGTPAHDVALGEYLAEGALAPVVMIRRGDWKYVHCPADPDQLYNLSDDPRELTNLAGQPEAADVLAAFRAEAAQRWNLPELDRQVRASQRRRRFHYAATTQGRIHAWDWQPFTDASQRYMRNHIELDTLEAMARFPRVGR; encoded by the coding sequence ATGACGAACCCGACACCCAACATCCTGATCCTGATGGCCGACCAGCTCACGCCGTTCGCGCTGCCGGCCTACGGCAACCGCGTCGCCCGTACGCCGACGCTCGACCGGCTCGCCGCCGAGGGCGTGGTGTTCGACGCCGCGTACTGCGCGAGCCCGCTGTGCGCGCCGTCGCGCTTCTCGCTGCTGACCGGCAAGCTGCCGTCGGGGATCGGCGCCTACGATAACGCCGCCGAATTGCCGGCGCAAACGCTGACGTTCGCACACTACCTGCGCGCGGGCGGCTACCGGACGATGCTGTCCGGCAAGATGCATTTCTGCGGGCCCGACCAGTTGCACGGCTTCGAGGAGCGCCTCACGACCGACATCTATCCGGCCGATTTCGGCTGGGTGCCGGACTGGGACCAGCCGACCGAGCGGCCGAGCTGGTATCACAACATGAGCTCGGTGCTCGATGCCGGCCCGTGCGTGCGCACGAACCAGCTCGACTTCGACGACGAAGTGACGTTCGCCGCGAAACAGAAGCTGTACGACGTCGCGCGCGAGCGTGCGGCCGGGCACGATGCGCGGCCGTTCTGCATGGTCGTGTCGCTGACCCATCCGCACGACCCGTATGCGATCACGCGCGAATACTGGGATCTGTACCGCGACGAAGACATCGACATGCCGGCCGTGCGGCTCGATGCGGCCGAAAGCGATCCGCATTCGCAGCGGCTGCGCTTCGTCTGCGAGAACGACCGCACGCCGCCGACCGACGCGCAGATCCGCGCCGCCCGCCGCGCGTATTACGGCGCGACGTCCTACGTCGACACGCAGTTCGGCAGCGTGCTGGCCGCGCTCGAGCAATGCGGGTTCGCCGACGACACGATCGTGATCGTCACGTCCGACCACGGCGACATGCTGGGCGAACGCGGGCTCTGGTACAAGATGACGTTCTTCGAAGGCGGCTGCCGCGTGCCGCTGATCGTGCATGCGCCGGGCCGCTTCGGCGCCGCGCGGGTGCGCGGGCCCGTGTCGCACGTCGACCTGCTGCCGACGCTCGTCGAGCTGGCCGGCGCCACGCCCGCCGGCGGCTGGCCGGACCCGGTCGATGGCGCGAGCCTCGTGCCGCACCTGCACGGCACGCCCGCGCACGATGTCGCGCTCGGCGAATACCTCGCGGAAGGCGCGCTTGCGCCGGTCGTGATGATCCGGCGCGGCGACTGGAAATACGTGCATTGCCCGGCCGATCCCGACCAGCTCTACAACCTGTCGGACGACCCGCGCGAGTTGACGAACCTGGCCGGGCAGCCGGAAGCCGCCGACGTGCTCGCCGCGTTCCGCGCGGAGGCCGCGCAGCGCTGGAACCTGCCCGAACTGGACCGGCAGGTGCGCGCGAGCCAGCGGCGCCGACGCTTCCATTACGCGGCGACGACCCAGGGCCGCATCCACGCGTGGGACTGGCAGCCGTTCACCGACGCGAGCCAGCGCTACATGCGCAATCACATCGAACTCGACACGCTCGAGGCGATGGCGCGTTTTCCGCGCGTCGGGCGCTGA
- a CDS encoding choline sulfate utilization transcriptional regulator — translation MSKPEPLPSMQALRAFESAARLASFTAAARELGSTQPAVSQQVFQLEAELGVPLFERSPRGVTLTADGQCLYEAVRLSLDTLRGATATLRARREHGALTIVTDFGFATYWLMPRLAGLKRVMPDVDVRVVTSQDYDAQRDHGDIAVLFGDGHWPSCTAARLFPESVTPVCSPAFRDAHRGVARAEHLLALPLLHVQPTRPERWLSWSGWFDAHGLESPAATRGVTFNSYALVIHAALLGEGVALGWAPLVDELVAAGQLVKLVDAPVVTSRGYFLVRPPQRPEPDATHVFRRWLLDACAAA, via the coding sequence ATGTCGAAACCCGAACCGTTACCGTCGATGCAGGCGCTGCGCGCGTTCGAATCGGCTGCCCGGCTGGCGAGCTTCACGGCCGCCGCGCGCGAGCTCGGCTCGACGCAGCCGGCCGTGAGCCAGCAGGTGTTCCAGCTCGAAGCCGAACTCGGCGTGCCGCTGTTCGAACGCAGCCCGCGCGGCGTCACGCTGACGGCCGACGGCCAGTGCCTGTACGAAGCCGTGCGGCTGAGCCTCGACACGCTGCGCGGCGCAACCGCGACGTTGCGCGCGCGCCGCGAGCACGGCGCACTCACGATCGTCACCGACTTCGGTTTCGCGACCTACTGGCTGATGCCGCGCCTGGCCGGGCTGAAACGCGTGATGCCGGACGTCGACGTGCGCGTCGTCACGTCACAGGATTACGACGCGCAACGCGACCACGGCGACATCGCGGTCCTGTTCGGCGACGGCCACTGGCCGTCGTGCACGGCCGCGCGGCTGTTTCCGGAATCCGTCACGCCCGTCTGCTCGCCCGCGTTCCGCGATGCGCACCGGGGCGTCGCGCGGGCCGAGCACCTGCTCGCGCTGCCGCTGCTGCACGTACAGCCGACGCGCCCCGAGCGCTGGCTGTCGTGGTCGGGCTGGTTCGACGCGCACGGGCTCGAATCGCCGGCCGCCACCCGCGGCGTGACCTTCAACAGCTATGCGCTCGTGATCCATGCGGCGCTGCTCGGCGAAGGCGTCGCGCTCGGCTGGGCGCCGCTCGTCGACGAACTCGTCGCGGCCGGCCAGCTCGTGAAGCTGGTCGATGCGCCCGTCGTCACGTCGCGCGGCTACTTCCTGGTGCGCCCGCCACAGCGGCCCGAGCCGGACGCGACCCACGTGTTCCGGCGCTGGCTGCTCGACGCGTGCGCGGCGGCCTGA
- the purU gene encoding formyltetrahydrofolate deformylase: MTAEHRPDQFVLTLSCPSAAGQVAAVVGFLDRHRCYVDALNVFDDDLSNRFFVRCVFHPTDETLQIDALRQEFAPIAAGLGGHDGDNQWAIHDVNARPKVLIMVSKLEHCLADLLFRWRMGELKMDIVGIVSNHPDFEPLAAQHGLSFRHFPITADTKAQQEAQWLDFFESSGAELVILARYMQVLSQETSAKLANRAINIHHSFLPGFKGAKPYHQAHARGVKLIGATAHFVTDDLDEGPIIEQVVERVDHALRPEQLLAVGRDVESLTLARAVKAFIERRVFLNGDRTVVFP, translated from the coding sequence ATGACCGCCGAGCACCGCCCCGATCAATTCGTCCTGACACTGTCGTGCCCGAGCGCGGCCGGTCAGGTCGCCGCCGTCGTCGGCTTTCTCGATCGCCATCGCTGCTACGTCGATGCGCTGAACGTGTTCGACGACGATCTCAGCAACCGCTTCTTCGTGCGCTGCGTCTTTCATCCGACGGATGAAACGCTGCAGATCGACGCGCTGCGCCAGGAATTCGCGCCAATCGCGGCCGGACTCGGCGGCCACGATGGCGACAACCAGTGGGCGATCCACGACGTCAATGCACGGCCGAAGGTGCTGATCATGGTGTCGAAGCTCGAGCACTGCCTCGCGGATCTGCTGTTCCGCTGGCGCATGGGCGAGCTGAAGATGGACATCGTCGGCATCGTGTCGAACCATCCCGATTTCGAGCCGCTCGCCGCGCAGCACGGGCTGTCGTTCCGCCACTTCCCGATCACGGCCGACACCAAGGCGCAGCAGGAAGCGCAATGGCTCGACTTCTTCGAATCGAGCGGCGCGGAGCTCGTGATCCTCGCGCGCTACATGCAGGTGCTGTCGCAGGAGACAAGCGCGAAGCTCGCGAACCGCGCGATCAACATCCATCACTCGTTCCTGCCCGGCTTCAAGGGCGCGAAGCCGTATCACCAGGCGCATGCGCGCGGCGTGAAGCTGATCGGCGCGACCGCGCACTTCGTGACCGACGATCTCGACGAAGGCCCGATCATCGAGCAAGTCGTCGAACGCGTCGATCATGCGCTGCGGCCGGAGCAGTTGCTCGCGGTGGGGCGCGACGTCGAAAGCCTCACGCTCGCGCGGGCGGTGAAGGCGTTCATCGAGCGGCGGGTATTTTTGAACGGCGACCGGACGGTGGTGTTTCCGTAA